TTGTGCACGGCTAGGGGCGAATGGCCGGATGATGGGCCTATTTGGGAGAAAGTCCATGGCTGTTTTTTAGCCCCAGTCCGTCCCTGACCACGTCTCGCTTATACCAATGTACAGTAAGCGCATGTGCCAATATACATGTGCCAGGTAAAAACTAATCCTAATCTGTCATCACATCTAAACAGCTTTTTCCTGTTGAAGGTTAATAGTGATATAATTAGTCTGCCTAATTCTCATCCAATCTGGCATAAAAACTCATTGTCACAACAAGATACTAATCACACAGTGAATATCGAAAATACCAAAGATTTTCTCTTATGATGAAGGTGTGGGAAATATACAAATGATTGCTGTCAACACCCTTAGCTGCTGTTAATCAAAATTAGTGTCTAATTAAAAAAAGCTGCACCTATACAGAGTTGTCTCGCTGTGAACTAGGATGTCGTTGTTTATGTGACTGTCATTTAAAAGCAGGGGATTTAGAGACTTTGGAGACACGTGCACACGTGTTATCCTACTTTTAGACGACCACTTTACAGTATTAgctcagagagaaagaagaggaggagactgCAGGAGAGACAAAAAGGTCAGCATCTTGCCTACTGAGTTACATTACAGTTAGCGCTGTTGGACAAACAGAGAACACAGAACACTGTGTTGGCAGGGTTTGACTTACTTTGACTGCATCATTTATAGTATCAGTATTCAATTTATATTGAAAAGGTTGGAAGAGAAAAATATAGATAAAAGAATCCTCAAATAACCAGAACCTCCTGTTTTGAATTATTGAGGCATCATGACACAGCAGGTCAGTGCCTCATCAGTCCTCAAGCCCTTCTTTCTGAAGACACCTGTCAGAGTGGTTAACCCTCTGCGACAGCGACGACACACACTCCCTGCTAGCGAGTTCAGAAACCTCACGCCACAGGACGCCATCAGTGTGTTTGAGATTGAAAGAGAAGGTAAGTCAAGGGTCTGCTCACCTATAACTtacctgatgtttttttttaacactatgTCTCATCAGGTACCAACTTGGCTGACTTTCTATATGTATTTGATAAAGTTTCCCATTGGGGAAGGATCATATAATCACATCATGTCTTTGGGGTGTTCAATATTGTCCTAGTGCAAGTTTTACCTTGAAAGAGAACACCTTTCTTTCATCCTGTAGTCTTTTCCTGATCTTCATGATCATTACTCAGAGCACCCAGTCAactaactgttttttttaaccccccagcatttgtctctgtgtctggaGAGTGTCCACTTACCCTGAAAGAAGTGCTTAACTTCCTGGGTCAGTGCCCTGAGCTGTCGCTGGGTTGGTTTGAGGAGGGACAGCTGGTAGCTTTCATTATTGGCTCTGGCTGGGACAAGGAGAGGCTTTCACAGGTATGAAAATATTGTTGTAAAGAATACAATGTGACAAACCTTGCTTTTCCATGCAGCAGATGCATGGGAATTTGGGCTCATGGGTGCTTTGAATTCATTTTGCCTCTATGTAATCACTTTTCTCCAGGAGGCAATGACTCAGCATATCCCAGACAACTCCACTGTGCACATCCATGTTCTGTCAGTGCACCGTCACTGTCGCCAGCAAGGCAAGGGCTCCATCCTCTTGTGGCGCTATTTGCAGTACCTGCGCTGTGTGCTGGGCCTTCACCGAGCTCTGCTGATTTGCGAGGATTTCCTGGTGCCCTTCTACCTCAAGGCCGGCTTTAAGGAGAAAGGACCATCAGCCATCTCCATACCCAACATGCAATTCCAAGAGATGGAGTACATGCTCGATGGGCAGGTGTACGCACGGCGGAACAGCGGTTGCTAGTCCATGAGCCCCTGCCCTATTCTACTCCACTTACTCACCTCTaacatggactcatggcagatAATGTAAGATTAACAAAACAGAGCCAACAGAGGGACAGATAAAGGCGCAGGGCCAGTATGCACCAGGGGACTGAGTTCCGTATTGGCAACAAGGTCTTAGACCTCCTAATGTCAGCACCTTACAGTATCCCACTGTGTGAGAACAGAAGGGACCAGAGTGGATTCATGCAAAAAGAGGAACCAGTGGCTTTGCAGTTATATTGACTTATCAGACATCAAATTATACTCTGGGTCACCATGAGAATCTTGGCTTTTTGAGCTTATGTTGTTTCTCCATAATTGTTATTTGTCAGATTACTCACAATTTACTATTTGTAATGTAATCGAGGCAATTGATTGTAAtattatataaatgtaaatattgagCATTACAGCTAGAGTTGTGATGTAAATACTATTCTATTTTTGTAAACCATATAAATCAAAAGGTGTGATGAATTCAAGTTTGTACATACTGATCATGCAGCCACTAGCATCCAAGCGTTTTTAACTTGGATTGTCAATTTAATATTTGTAGCAGATATTTGCGGTTTCTTTGTTGCATAATTTGAATAAACTATAAAACAATCTTCAACTGTTTACTGTTTCAACTgttacagagtttggtctagacctactctatctgtaaagtgtctcgagataactcttgttatgatttgatactataaataaaattgaattgaattgaattgaactggcATTTTCTGGTAATTGAGAGAAAGTCACAGACCACTTTAATTTGTAGATTTTTTACTGTTGTGTTACATGTGAGTAGACAGGTAGCTAAAACACTACCATGTTCAAAACAATCATCACTTCTTAAGAagcaataaacaaataaaagaaaacattcGAGTGCTCAGCataatgtaacaaaaatatggcaGTAGTTGGTACATTTATCAACAAGGCACCAACGGTATCACTATTAGATTTTTGTCCCTGCTTCTGTATGAGGTTGCCTGAATAATAAAACCTATGTTTTGAGTGTGAATGTAAAAAAACCAATCCTTCTCTCTGTACCAGTGCTGGCTCTAATTCCTGCCTTACATGTTAAGGGCAGCTGGGAATTTTTATAAGGTTCAGAAGTGCTTTTGTTTCAATGCACAGTGAAGGAGTGACAATGACTGCCGGTAACAGGAAGGTGATTAAAGGAAGTGTTTAAGATAAGTGGCATAGGTATTCATACTgacagagtaaaaaaaacacaagtataTTGTCATTGTTTACAGAGAAAGGGGCAGTCCCCCAGTCACACAGAGGCAGAGTGGAGACAGACTGGCATCATCTGTTAGTCCACATCTTTTGACCTGATGCCATCCTGTTGTGCTCACACTGTCCACACTTCAGTGGAGGTGAGCGTTGAGGTCGTACTTCTCGCAGAATTTGTCCGTGAAGGGGATGCAGGTGAGCAACTCGCACCATTCACACTTGATTGGGTAGACATAGAAAAGCACCACAAGGCCCGAAAAAAGCCCGACAAACACCAGCATGAAGACGATAATCTGACAGCGTTTGCGGTAGAGGTCCATGCGGCCAAAGCTGATGTAGGGTAAGAAGGCGAAGGACAGGAAGAAGCCAGAAATGAAGCCAGAAATGTGGGCGAAATTGTCGATCCAGGGCAACAGCCCAAAGGCAAAGAGGAAAAGCACCACACACAGCAGCTTGGTAAAGGCCCTCCAGGGCTGGGCAAGGATCTGCCAGCTCTGAAACAACTCCACGAACAGGCAGGCCAGGATCCCAAATTGAGAGCCAGCTGGGCCCACCTGACAcaaagacagcagagagaggggCGTAAGCCTACAAAAACATGTTCACAAACATTTATAACTTCAGTTGAAAGTTCTTTGCATTGTATGGTTTTCTTAGTAAACCTGATGAGCTCCCAAATGGGAAATC
This window of the Sander lucioperca isolate FBNREF2018 chromosome 21, SLUC_FBN_1.2, whole genome shotgun sequence genome carries:
- the aanat2 gene encoding arylalkylamine N-acetyltransferase 2; the protein is MTQQVSASSVLKPFFLKTPVRVVNPLRQRRHTLPASEFRNLTPQDAISVFEIEREAFVSVSGECPLTLKEVLNFLGQCPELSLGWFEEGQLVAFIIGSGWDKERLSQEAMTQHIPDNSTVHIHVLSVHRHCRQQGKGSILLWRYLQYLRCVLGLHRALLICEDFLVPFYLKAGFKEKGPSAISIPNMQFQEMEYMLDGQVYARRNSGC